GGAAAGCAGTGAGAAAATCGCGTCCGCAATGGCTGAGCGCCACTCCGGCGATCCTTCTGCCTTCCGCAGGGTCGATCCACCccaggtttggaaaatattttctcTTCATCTTAAAGTTATTGCTAAATTTgctttttttctttaaatttggtGCGAACACAGCAGGTTTGGAAAATATTTCTCTTTATCTTAAAGTTCTTGCTAAATTTGCTTGATTTCTTTAAATTTGGTGTCCAAGGCTCTGGTTTTCTGGTTTTTCGTTTATTCTTTGCGAATTTGTTTCTGTGCAGGGTGACGAAAAGAAAGAATCGGCGGGAGAAGGAGAGGAGAAAGCCGAAAGCGGTTTTGTTGAGAAGTGGAAGATCTGTCTGGCCGTTAGCGGTATTGTGGTAGCGGTTTTGGGGGCCGTCCTGGCAGCTTGTACTAAGCTGAAAGGAAAAACCCCGAGGGACTGATATTTATAATATGGTTTGAAATAATTTCAGCCTCGTTTATCAATGTATGTGGAATGGATGAAAGAGATCGATGTCTCTTTACAGTCTCTTTTTGGTCATTGTATTTTTTGTCTGGTTTTTTCCCTGGATAATGTATATGTTTGTTCTGGAGATAAAGTCATTAAGCTTTAGCTTACTTAGGTTTTCGAGGTTCATTTTCATGGTGATGAGATTTACCAGTCATCTGCAGATTGTTTACAATTATcggtgttgtggaaagaaaaatTACAGTTGTCATACGGAAATTATCCTCCACCAAAACGAAAGGTAGAGTAAATCTAGGGTTTATAAAATAACAAAAGATTTCAGAATTTATTCTAGGGGTAAGAAATGTATTGAATTGTAAAGTGGAGAATAAGCCTTTTATGTAGATAGAGGGATTGTAAAATAACAAAAGAATTCA
The nucleotide sequence above comes from Cryptomeria japonica chromosome 11, Sugi_1.0, whole genome shotgun sequence. Encoded proteins:
- the LOC131068463 gene encoding uncharacterized protein LOC131068463, with amino-acid sequence MSSGDNNNSDGDSAAESIGQYTTLKPSVSAVQPTKITNPTKEEESSEKIASAMAERHSGDPSAFRRVDPPQGDEKKESAGEGEEKAESGFVEKWKICLAVSGIVVAVLGAVLAACTKLKGKTPRD